The genomic DNA ATCTCGACATCGATAGTTACTCGGTATTTCTAGAAAACGATATGGAGACCAAGACCGGTCTCTCCGGCTATCTGGACACCCGAGGCGTGACCCGGATATTCCTGTGCGGCCTCGCCCTTGATTACTGCGTTGCGTTTTCGGCAAAGGACGGAATACGGTTCGGGTTTGACACGGTGGTCCTTGAAGACCTGACACGTCCGGTGGATTCACCGCCGGGACACAAGGAAAGAATGATCGGTGAGATGACGGATATGGGGGTTTCGCTGATTACCAGCGACCGACTGACATTCTAACACCCCTCCCCGCCGGATATACAGGATAGAGAGTCACCGTGAACCGCGGGAGAAAGAAGATCCCGCTGTTTATTCCGTGGCGGTTTTTGAACGCTTCCTGATGAGAATCAGCCCGACGGCAGTCATCAACAGGAGGTATGCCGCGCCGATCTCGAAGTAGAAGGCCCTCAGATACTCCGCCCCACCGGCCAGCCACCCCGCCAAGATGGGGCCCAGGATGAAGCCGATATTCCCCCCGGTCTCCATGTAGCTGACCCCCCGCCCCGGTTGGCCGACGATCGCCTCGGACGCCAGAGTCGGGAATATCGGGAACAACAGCCCCGCCCCGCAGCCTATAAAAAGAAACGTCGCGAACCATATCCAAAAATCTGCGGTAATGATGAACACCGTCAGACCTATCAGCGAACAGGTGCTGCCGATGAGAATGAGCACCTCGGACGAGATCCTGCCGAACAACTCCCTCTGAAGCATCCACACCGTCACGATCATGCCCGACGACAGGGCACCGAAGAGAAACCCAACGGTATACTGGGGAAGCGCGATCTCGGGCGACACCGCGTACAGCGGCATGATAAACTGGAGGCTCCCCCACACGAATTGGATGACGAAGATCATGGTCATCACCATCAGGAGAATCCAGAATCCCGAGGGGGCGAACACGATGCCGTTTTTGCCGCCCGCGTGAATATCATGATCAAGAATCGTCCGCTCCCCGCCGATCTCTTGGTAATTCTTGATAAAGAGCGCCAAAGCGATGAGTCCGAACATGGAGCAGACCACAAACGGCGACGAGAAGGAGCCGGAGGCCCAAAACACGAAGGCACCCACCACCGGGCCCAGCACCGCCCCCACCATCTCCAGGACCATGAAGCGGGCGTTCGCAATGCGGCGCAGATAGCCGTCAAGATAGCGGCGGGCGATGATGGTATAGCACGCAACAATCACCAGCCCGGAGCCGATGCCTTGAATACCCCTGGATATGAAGAGAACCGTGACGTTGGGAACGGCCGGCGCCGCAGACGCAATAATGAACAGGATGATCCCCACGGTGATGACCGGTCTTGGGTCCATCCGGTCGATGTAATGACCGATCACCGGCTGCGCCACAACCCGTGTAATGGCGAACAAGGCGATGACCAGCCCTCCCAGGACGATGTTTATATTGAGATAATCGGTATAGAGGGCGATGATGGCAAGGATGATGCCGCCGCCGATGTTGGTGGCAAAGATTGTCAGTGCCAGAGCGTTGATGGAGGCGTCTTTTCGCGGATCTTTGTTCATTCAGGGGAATCATACCGGCATGAGCACGGGCTGTCAAGAAATTGTATTTCCATTCAGTTCGCTTCCTCGTCTTCCCGTCGCACACGGCAGAGGTACACGGCGACCCGTTCATTTTGGTTGAGACACAAACGACGGGGAATAAAGCCGTGTCCGGTCAGATATTCGGATAAATCGAGCGAGATGAACGAGCGATAGTTGTCATATCCGCCCTCCAGGCGCTCCAGGAGATGATTGATCGCCCGAAAAAGCGGGGATCCCTTTCCGGTCGGCTCAATAAAGAGGACATGACCCCGGGAGTGTCGATACATTTTTCTCATGATGTCGGTCCTGATTTCCGGGTCCAGGGCGTGCAGCCCCAACGACTCGATGACCAGATCGAAGGGGCCGTCGTCAGGGGAGAGTGGATCCCGGGCATCGGCGACGCGAAAATCCACGGCCCCGGTCGTGTCATATTTTTTCGCCGTCTCGATCATCCGGGGGGAGATATCCACGGCGACGACCCGCCCGCACAGCTCCGCCAGCATGCGCGAAAGAAACCCCGTGCCGCAGCATACTTCCAATACCCGGGTATGTTCCGTGAGCGGTAGATGCCGCTGGAGTTCTCCGATCAGTTCCTGATACAGTGGGAGGGAAAACCGATCAAAAAGCCGGTACCAGGGGGCTATTGTGTCAAAGACCCTGCGTACACGATTCATGGGATCGGTGCACTCATCGCCTCGTCCGTGCATACAGACTCCCTCCGCTACAATACATCGGGATCAGAGCCCCCCCTTTCTTGTGTATACCGAAAACGGTATGGAAAGCCGCGGCGATGATTTATCGTCTTCAATGCCCCATAATGGGGCCGAACCAATCGCCCAGTTTGGTGGTCTGGCTGATGAGCGGTTTTCTAGGGCCGCGAATAAGGGTCCTGTTCGGGCCGGGCAGAAAGGCCCCGGTGCTGCGGCGGAAATACTGTTCCGCATGGACCGAGCCGTCCCAGGATATGCGAATAATATTGAAATTATGCCCCACGATCCGGGTCAAATCATCATGCTTTTTCGCGGAAGACCCGCAGGCCAGGACCGCCACCGACCGCTCCTCCCCGTCCTGGTTTTTATATACCGCCCGACAGAACTGGGGAAAGTGTCTGTGGCCGTGTATGATCAGGTCAAAATTCTCCTGGATCAACCGGTACAAAAGCGCCCCGGCGTTTTCGAGCATCATAAAACCCTCGTCGGCCATGCGGGGCAGGAAGCTGTACCTGGTGGGCATCGGATGATGATGAAGAAGCGCCACCTTGAAGGACCGGGCGTACTTCTCTCCGTCGTGAGACTGCCTGAGCTGCCGAGTCCATTCGGAAAAGGCGTCCAGGTCCCGCTCGATGATCAGGCCGTGGGACATGGCCCGCATCAGCTGTATCGTTTTTCGCCAGATGCCGCCCCTGGGTTCGAAAATCTGGTTCGAATCGAAGGTGGCCACGGCGATCATGTCCTCGGGAGAAAAGCCGTTGCCCCGCTCCTCTTCCGTAAAGAGCCGATAGAACTTCCAGGTGCGGCGGAGTCCGTAGGTCCCCTTGTAAAAAAAATCATGGTTGCCGGGAACCACCTTGAGCATCGGCAGAAAGCCCGATACACGCTCCACTTCTCGGATGGCGTTCCTGATCATCGTGACGGCCACATCCAGGTCGTCCGCCGGCCCCTCCACGAAATCTCCGGTGATAAACACATACCGGGGCGCGGCCTCGACGAGGTGATGCAGTACGATCTTGATGAGCTCCAGATTTTTCCCGTTGAAGTGGAGATCCGACATGTGAAAGATGTTGAAACCGTCGCTCTGGGACACACCGCCGTCCTTTAAGATGGATTGGCCTATCGGTTACAATTCGATCACAGAATAATACCATGTTTTTACACCGCTGGCAATCACGGCGGGCCTTTGGACTTTTAAGAACGGGGAAACCGCCCCGCGATCCGCCGGAGAGGATTCCCCCTTTGAGCACGTGACCCGTTCGCGCCCGGGGACGCTGATACCTCGATTCTGTTGTTCCGGTCGAACCGGCCGGTTACGTGCTGAAAAAATACTTCCTGTCCGCGGGCAGGTATCCCCTGATGACCTCCTCATAGAGACGACGGGCGTTGTCGGCGGATTTCGACATGGGTGGAAGCCCCGGATATCCCGAAGCCCTCTTCACATCCCTGACCAGATCCAGGTCCTTCTGGGAGACCGAATAAAACCAGCCCATCTTTTTGTAGTAGTCGCTGAGGTATTCCTGCTCTGTCTGACCCGGCGTCGGGACGAACAGCGCCTTCTTCCCCCCCAACTCCGCCAGCTCCATCACCGTCGTGTAACCGCTCCTGGTGATGATGAACGAGGCGCGGTTCATTAACCGGGTCATCTCCTCCCGGGACGCGTGTGAGACGATGCGGGTGTTCTCATCGAGCCTTTCATCCACATCACCGCCGGGGTCGCCCAAAAGCACCACCTTCCTGCCCGGAAGCTCGGTTATCTGGCTCATCACCGCGTCCCTGAATTTTTCCTTCTGCTCCTTCGGACCCGACACGCTCACCAGGTAATCGATATCCTCCGGTATGTCGATCTTTTCGATGCTGCTGAGAATCCCCGCGTAATAGGCCTTTCGTTTCGTGACGTCCTGATCGGCCCTTCCCAGCTTTCCGCTGAGGGGCAGGACGTCGGGAGGATTGTCCGGGATGATGATTCGATCGAAGTTGCTGTGATACCGGGCGTTGAACCACTCGCTGGTCTTTTCCACCCACTCAACGTATCCGGGAACGCTGTATCGAATCTGGTGGGAGATAAACAGTGACGGCACGCGTTCGTCGTGAATGCCGAAGCGATTATCGCTGATGACAAGGTCGTATTTTTCCCGGCGGATGATTTTCCGGACAAGCCTCGTCTCCCGCATGATGTTTCGAAACATCACCGGATAGAGAGCCACCACCCGGGCCACCGAAAAACCCTCGGCGGTGTAGGGAGACGGATAGTCCGTAATGTGGTAAAAGTCAAAATCGGGATATTCCCTCTCCAAAAGCTCGTAGGGCGCCCCGGTGGCGACGATCCCGATGCTGTGCCCCTCTTCCAGAAGCATCTTGATGATGGGGATGTCCCTGGTTGCGTGTCCCAGCCCCCAGGCCAGGGGGCTGATGAGAATCCGTGCCATGTGCCGTGTTCCTTCGTGGTAGTGATATGTGTAATGCCGTCGGTATGTGTCCGTTTCGTCTGACGATCGCGCGCGTCGTGTATCCATCCTGTCCCGCGGTGAAAACCCCGTTCGATCAATGCGCCGTGATTCCCCGAGTACGTGCTCGGACATGAAAAACGGCCCCTATCGGATACGGATAAAGAGGACAGATACATTGTATATAAAAGAAGGATGTACGTATTGTAAATTTTTTGCACATATTCTGCAAACAGAAACAGTTAATATACAATTTTGACTTGAATTTTCAAAAAATATCATTATTTTTATTGTGTATGGTACCGGCACACCGGTATATTGATCCAGGGAAACGGATACCGTATCACCGGAAAACGATGACAGGATATACGCATTATGGAAACCTATTCTTTTCAGGCGGAGGCAAAAGAGCTCCTGGACCTGATGATCCACTCAATCTATTCCAACAAGGACATCTTCCTCCGGGAATTGATCTCCAACGGCTCGGACGCCTTGGACAAGCTTACGTTCGCGGCCCTGACCGATAAATCCCTGGAGCCCTTCACCACCGATCCGCACATCGAGATCGAAGTGAACCCGGATGAGCGCACCCTTACCGTACGGGACACCGGCATCGGCATGACGAAAGACGAGGTGATCGAGTACGTGGGCACCATCGCCCGCTCGGGCACCCGGGAGTTCCTCCATCTCCTCAAGGAGAGCAAAGACGCCGTCATTCCCCCGGAGCTGATCGGCCAGTTCGGCGTGGGTCTCTACGCCAGCTTCATGGTAGCGGAAAAAATCACCCTGACAACAAAAAAGGCGGGCACAGACAGTGCCGTCGTATGGGAGTCCGTCGGTGACGGCACCTACACCCTGGACGAGACCGAAAAGGAAACACCCGGCACCGATATCACCCTCTTCCTCAAGCCGGCGGACACAGAAGACGGCATGATGGACTACACATCGGAGTGGGTCATCCGTGACATCGTCCGGAGATATTCAGATTACGTGGCGTACCCGATCCGCATGCCAAAAAAAACCGGGGACGTGAAGGATGAAAAAAAAGACGCCGAGGTCGACGTCCTCAACTCCATGAAGGCCATCTGGACACGGCCTCCGGATGAGGTGAGCGACGAGGAATACGGAGAGTTCTACAAACACATCAGCCACGACTGGAACGATCCTTTGACCCGCATTACATTCAAGGCCGAAGGCACCCAGGAATTTACTACACTCCTTTTCATCCCCCAGAAGGCGCCGCTGGATCTCTTCATCCATGAGATGACCCAGGGGATACACCTCTACATCAAGCGGGTCTTCATCATGAACGACTTTACCGACCTCATCCCCGATTACCTCAGGTTCGTCCGGGGGGTGGTCGATTCCGAGGACCTGCCCCTGAACATATCCCGGGAGATCCTCCAGCAGGATCGCCGGGTCACCCAGATCAGAAACCGGCTGACCTCAAAGATACTCGATACCCTCACCGACATGAAGCGGGACGACCAAGAGACATACCGGAAATTCTGGGGTGAATTCGGCCGTCTCCTCAAGGAGGGAATCTTCCGGGATCGGGAACGCCAGGAAAAAATCCTTGAAATATCACTCTTTTCCAGCACCCACGACGCCGAACAGCCGACCGACCTTCAGTCATACGTCGACCGCATGAAAAAGGACCAGGACGCCGTCTATTACCTGACCGGCGCCGATCCCGCCCAGCTTGCGGACTCGCCGCACCTGGAGGTGTTCAAAAAGCGGGGAATTGAAGTGCTGCTGCTTTCCGACCCGGTCGACGAGGTATGGGTGCAGGCGGTGAGCACATTTTCGGAAAAGCCCTTCGTTTCCGTGGGGGCGGGCGAGGTGGACCTGGGCGACGAGGGTGAAAAGGAGGAATCCCGAACAAAACGTGAGGAGCGGGAGCGGGAATACCAGGGACTCATGGACGCCCTGCGGACGGTACTCCAGGACGATGTCAAGCAGGTGCGCCTCTCCTCCCGACTGACCGATTCGCCGGTGTGCCTCGTGGGCAATCCCACCGACATGACGCCCCAGATGGAAAAGCTGCTCAGGGCGGCGGGGCAGGATATCCCTGCGATCAAGCGTATTTTGGAGATCAATCCGGATCACCCGATACTGATCGGTTTGAACAAGAAATTTCAGGAAAAGAAGGACGACCCGACCATCGAGGAATACGCCCGGCTCCTCTACGGACAGGCGCTGCTGGCGGAGGGATCGCTCCCCCCAAACCCGGGGGAATTCAGCAGAAAGCTGGCCGAGGCGCTCTCCCGGACGCTGTAGGGCCGACTGTAAAATAGAAACATAAAATATACCGGGATTGTGGGACCGGATTCTTTCGAGTCGATCCGAACGGACAAAAAGAAAGCGCGATCCATTGACCGTGACAGAAAAAAACCTTGACATTTAACCCGTAATATCATATAAAGATAGGGTTTTACTGTCATCCGAGCGCGATGGTGCCGAAAGGTGCAGAAATAATGTACCGAGGTGGAATGTCTGCGCTTTTTTACTAGATCAATGACGCTGGTCAATTACATGAAAACCGTTAGCATCAAGAAGGAAGACGTCATCCGGAACTGGTACCTGGTCAACGCCGAGGACAAGGTTCTGGGAAGACTGGCCACGGAGATAGCCACGCTGCTTCGGGGCAAACATAAACCCACATTCACCCCCCACGTGGACGGGGGTGACTTCGTGGTGGTGATCAACGCAGAGAAGGTGAAACTCACCGGCAACAAGCTCACCGATAAAAAGTACTACCGGCACACCGGCTATCCAGGGGGTATCCGTGAAATAACCGCGGAAAAACTGCTCCAGAAGAATCCGCCGGACGTCATCTTAAAGGCCGTCAGGGGTATGCTCCCGAAAAACCGCCTGGGGCGCCAGATGATCAAGAAGCTGAAGGTTTATGCCGGGCCGGTGCATCCTCACGATGCCCAGAACCCGATCGTCAAGGAACTGTAATAGACCATACAGGAGAAATACTCTCTCATGGCAGCAACCGCTCCCACATATTACGCCACAGGAAAGCGTAAGTCCGCCGTGGCACGGGTCTTCATGACCCCCGGCAACGGTGAGATTTCCATTAACAAGAAAGATATCGACACCTATTTCGGCAGAGAAACGGCAAAGATGATTCTTCGCCAGCCCCTGGAGCTTACCAACACCATGGGCAAATACAATATCTCCGTCAATGTTATAGGCGGCGGGATTTCCGGCCAGGCCGGGGCTATCAAGCACGGCATCTCCAAGGCCCTTTTGGAAGTCGATCCGAATTTTCGCGCGGTCCTGAAAAAGGCCGGTTTTCTGACCAGGGATTCCCGGGTCAAGGAACGAAAAAAGTACGGCCAGCGGGGCGCCCGGGCCAGATTCCAGTTCTCAAAGCGCTAATCGATCAGATCGCCCGTGCGAAACAGACACACGGGCGCATCCGACGCTTCGAGGCGGGCACCGTGTCCGCGATGTGCCGTCCACGCCTCGCTTTTACAGCCGGATTCGATACGCATCTACCTCACGGCCACCGTCGGATTCACTCGGCGCACATTTCTGATTCATCGACCGACACCAACAAACGGGGGGATGCCATGAATTCCCCCCGTTTTGTATTTTCACACATATAACAGGCACGGCACCATGATACGAACGGCAATCATCGGAGCCAGCGGATACACCGGCTCCGAACTTCTCAGGCTCCTGACACACCATCCGAACCTCACGGTATCGACCGTCACATCCCGGCAGTACGCCGGGCGGCGGGTCGGCGACGTGTTCCCCCACATCGGTCATCTGTACGGCGACCTGGTTTTTCTGGAGCCGGATATCCCGGCCATCGCCGGTGAGGTGGACGCGGCCTTCGCGGCTCTGCCCCATAAAACCGCCATGGAGGCGGTCAGTGTGCTGGCCCGGGCGAATGTACCGGTGGTGGATCTGAGCGCCGACTTTCGCTTTCGGGACGGATCCGTCTACGAAAAATGGTACGTGCCCCATATCGCCCCGGAGCTGCTGGAGCGCTCCGCATACGGACTCCCGGAGCTCTACCGGGAGGAGATTCCGAAGGCCGCCGTGGTGGGAAATCCCGGATGTTATCCCACCGGGGCCATCCTGGGCCTGGCGCCGCTGCTGTCGGCGGGGGTCGTCTCGCCCCGGGGAATAGTCGTCGATTCCAAGTCCGGGGTTTCGGGAGCGGGCCGCTCGCCGTCTCCCGGCACCATCTACCCGGAGACCACCGACGGCATCCGGGCCTATAGTGTTCTCTCCCATCGCCACACGCCGGAAATCACGGAACACCTCTCAAGAGCTGCGGGGGAAGATGCGGACGTCACCTTTACGCCGCACCTGATGCCGGCGATCCGGGGCATCCTCAGCACCATCTACGCGCGGACGACCTCGCCCCTCAAAACGACGGATATGCTCGACATCCTGCGGCAGGCATACGCACAAGAACCATTCGTGCGGGTGCTCGGACCCGACACCCTGCCGGACACCCGATGGGTCAGGGGATCCAACTTTGTCGATATCGGGGCGCTGGTTGATCCGTCCGGCTCCCGGGCGATCGTCGTTACCGCCATCGACAACCTGGTCAAGGGGGCTTCGGGCCAGGCGATTCAGAACATGAACCTGCTCATGGGATTCCCTGAGGACACGGGGCTTTCCCATGTCCCGCTCTTTCCGTAATCGGGATTTCCCCGGCCCAAGAGAACGCACAGACGTTCCTGGTATGATGAAACCTCAGGACCTGATCGGCATAGACAAACTCATCCTCAGACTGGGGAACCTCTCACCCGGAGGGCGACCGCTGAAGGTCGGGGGACTTGCGGGCTCATCCGCGCAGTTTCTCGCGATCCGCACGGCGAAGGCGCTCTCGCGACCGGTGTTGTACGTCACCCCCGGCAGGCGTTTTGAGGATATCTCGGCGAATCTCGAATTCAACGCCGATGGAAGCGGGCCGTCCTACCACCCCTTCCCCACCTGGGATTTCGCCCCGTATGAGCGGCTTGTCCCCCAGGCGGAAACATCTCATCAGCGCATCGACACACTGACGTCTCTCTTGGACATATCCGCACCCTTCGTCGCAGCGGCCCCGATAACGGCCCTGATCATGCGGGTCATGTCCAAAAGCGCGCTTTCCCGGCACTGTTTCGAGCTGTCCGTCGGTTCCGTCGTCTCGCCCGCCGATCTTTCAAAAGGTCTCCTGGAATCCGGCTACATGCAGACCGGACTCGTGGTCATGCCCGGGAGCTTTTCCATACGGGGCGGCATTGTCGACCTGTTCATTCCGGGACGGGGAAGCCCTGTCCGGGTCGAGTTTTTCGGAGACGAGATCGAGTCCCTTCGCCCCTTCGATCCCCTCTCACAGCGATCCGTCGACTCCATAAACAGAGTAAAGATTGTTCCCGCATCGGAGCTGCTGCTCGACGACGAATCGAAGAGCCGGGGCATGCGTTGGATCCGCTTCTTTTCCGGACAGCACCACTCGTCCCTCAAGCGGGTTCGGGAACTCATCCAATCGATTGAAGGCTACCAGGTTCCCGCAGGCCTCGCCATGCAGTTTCCGGCGTTCATGGACGGCTCGGACACCCTGCTCGATTACCTACCCGACGACACCCTGATTTTCCTTGACGAGCCCGAGACGATATCGGCGGAAATCGAGCAGTACCTGGCCGCGGCCCATCGCAACTATGACCGCGCCATACAGAGAAAAGACCCGTCTCTTCCCCCGGAAGAACTCTTCATACACCATGACGAATGGGAGGAATACACCCATCGTGCGTCACTCCTTGAAATCAATCCGATCATCACCGATGCCCGAGACGGCACCCTGTCAGTCGATATCGCCGATCACCGTGCCATCCGGGAGCATGTCGGAAAGACCGTGAGGGGAGAGTCGGTCCTGACCCCCCTGGCTCTGAAAATCACCGGCGACCTCACGGATTCCAAACGTATCGCCCTGGTATGCCTGACCGAGACCCAGGGACGACGGATGGCCCGGCTCCTCGCCGACCACGACATTCACATGCCGGTATCCACCCTCTCTTTTTGTGAATGGCTCGCCGCGGACGAACCGGCATCCATCCTCGTCGGAGGACTGAGAGAGGGCTTCGAGGAGACATCGGGGAGAATCGTCGTCATCACCGAGGAGGAGATCTTCGGCGCCAAGATGAAGGGGAAGCCCCCCCGGCGACCAGAGGCGGGGGAGGCCCTCACCCCGTCGGACCCCCTCTCCCCCGGCGATTATGTGGTACACTCCCGGTTCGGTATCGGCCTGTTTCGGGGACTCGTCAACCTGACCGTCATGGACATCATCGCGGATTTCCTCCACCTGGAATACGCCGACGGCGACAAGCTCTATATACCGGTCAACAATATCTCTCTGGTTCACCGTTTCCGGGGGGGTGAGGATTCCCGTCCCCGGCTGGACAAGCTGGGCAGCGATGCGTGGGAGCGCTCCCGCAAAAAGGTGAGGCGGGAGGTCATGGAGATGGCTGCGGAACTGGCTCGTCTCTACGCCGCCCGAAAGGCGCTGCCGGGACACGCGTTTTCTTTTCCGGACAGCGCATTCAGTGAGTTTGAGGCGTCGTTTCCCTATACGGAGACCCCCGATCAACTG from Candidatus Zymogenaceae bacterium includes the following:
- a CDS encoding MFS transporter codes for the protein MNKDPRKDASINALALTIFATNIGGGIILAIIALYTDYLNINIVLGGLVIALFAITRVVAQPVIGHYIDRMDPRPVITVGIILFIIASAAPAVPNVTVLFISRGIQGIGSGLVIVACYTIIARRYLDGYLRRIANARFMVLEMVGAVLGPVVGAFVFWASGSFSSPFVVCSMFGLIALALFIKNYQEIGGERTILDHDIHAGGKNGIVFAPSGFWILLMVMTMIFVIQFVWGSLQFIMPLYAVSPEIALPQYTVGFLFGALSSGMIVTVWMLQRELFGRISSEVLILIGSTCSLIGLTVFIITADFWIWFATFLFIGCGAGLLFPIFPTLASEAIVGQPGRGVSYMETGGNIGFILGPILAGWLAGGAEYLRAFYFEIGAAYLLLMTAVGLILIRKRSKTATE
- a CDS encoding class I SAM-dependent methyltransferase, which gives rise to MHGRGDECTDPMNRVRRVFDTIAPWYRLFDRFSLPLYQELIGELQRHLPLTEHTRVLEVCCGTGFLSRMLAELCGRVVAVDISPRMIETAKKYDTTGAVDFRVADARDPLSPDDGPFDLVIESLGLHALDPEIRTDIMRKMYRHSRGHVLFIEPTGKGSPLFRAINHLLERLEGGYDNYRSFISLDLSEYLTGHGFIPRRLCLNQNERVAVYLCRVRREDEEAN
- a CDS encoding metallophosphoesterase; its protein translation is MSQSDGFNIFHMSDLHFNGKNLELIKIVLHHLVEAAPRYVFITGDFVEGPADDLDVAVTMIRNAIREVERVSGFLPMLKVVPGNHDFFYKGTYGLRRTWKFYRLFTEEERGNGFSPEDMIAVATFDSNQIFEPRGGIWRKTIQLMRAMSHGLIIERDLDAFSEWTRQLRQSHDGEKYARSFKVALLHHHPMPTRYSFLPRMADEGFMMLENAGALLYRLIQENFDLIIHGHRHFPQFCRAVYKNQDGEERSVAVLACGSSAKKHDDLTRIVGHNFNIIRISWDGSVHAEQYFRRSTGAFLPGPNRTLIRGPRKPLISQTTKLGDWFGPIMGH
- the htpG gene encoding molecular chaperone HtpG, producing the protein METYSFQAEAKELLDLMIHSIYSNKDIFLRELISNGSDALDKLTFAALTDKSLEPFTTDPHIEIEVNPDERTLTVRDTGIGMTKDEVIEYVGTIARSGTREFLHLLKESKDAVIPPELIGQFGVGLYASFMVAEKITLTTKKAGTDSAVVWESVGDGTYTLDETEKETPGTDITLFLKPADTEDGMMDYTSEWVIRDIVRRYSDYVAYPIRMPKKTGDVKDEKKDAEVDVLNSMKAIWTRPPDEVSDEEYGEFYKHISHDWNDPLTRITFKAEGTQEFTTLLFIPQKAPLDLFIHEMTQGIHLYIKRVFIMNDFTDLIPDYLRFVRGVVDSEDLPLNISREILQQDRRVTQIRNRLTSKILDTLTDMKRDDQETYRKFWGEFGRLLKEGIFRDRERQEKILEISLFSSTHDAEQPTDLQSYVDRMKKDQDAVYYLTGADPAQLADSPHLEVFKKRGIEVLLLSDPVDEVWVQAVSTFSEKPFVSVGAGEVDLGDEGEKEESRTKREEREREYQGLMDALRTVLQDDVKQVRLSSRLTDSPVCLVGNPTDMTPQMEKLLRAAGQDIPAIKRILEINPDHPILIGLNKKFQEKKDDPTIEEYARLLYGQALLAEGSLPPNPGEFSRKLAEALSRTL
- the rplM gene encoding 50S ribosomal protein L13; the encoded protein is MKTVSIKKEDVIRNWYLVNAEDKVLGRLATEIATLLRGKHKPTFTPHVDGGDFVVVINAEKVKLTGNKLTDKKYYRHTGYPGGIREITAEKLLQKNPPDVILKAVRGMLPKNRLGRQMIKKLKVYAGPVHPHDAQNPIVKEL
- the rpsI gene encoding 30S ribosomal protein S9, which gives rise to MAATAPTYYATGKRKSAVARVFMTPGNGEISINKKDIDTYFGRETAKMILRQPLELTNTMGKYNISVNVIGGGISGQAGAIKHGISKALLEVDPNFRAVLKKAGFLTRDSRVKERKKYGQRGARARFQFSKR
- a CDS encoding N-acetyl-gamma-glutamyl-phosphate reductase — protein: MIRTAIIGASGYTGSELLRLLTHHPNLTVSTVTSRQYAGRRVGDVFPHIGHLYGDLVFLEPDIPAIAGEVDAAFAALPHKTAMEAVSVLARANVPVVDLSADFRFRDGSVYEKWYVPHIAPELLERSAYGLPELYREEIPKAAVVGNPGCYPTGAILGLAPLLSAGVVSPRGIVVDSKSGVSGAGRSPSPGTIYPETTDGIRAYSVLSHRHTPEITEHLSRAAGEDADVTFTPHLMPAIRGILSTIYARTTSPLKTTDMLDILRQAYAQEPFVRVLGPDTLPDTRWVRGSNFVDIGALVDPSGSRAIVVTAIDNLVKGASGQAIQNMNLLMGFPEDTGLSHVPLFP
- the mfd gene encoding transcription-repair coupling factor — encoded protein: MMKPQDLIGIDKLILRLGNLSPGGRPLKVGGLAGSSAQFLAIRTAKALSRPVLYVTPGRRFEDISANLEFNADGSGPSYHPFPTWDFAPYERLVPQAETSHQRIDTLTSLLDISAPFVAAAPITALIMRVMSKSALSRHCFELSVGSVVSPADLSKGLLESGYMQTGLVVMPGSFSIRGGIVDLFIPGRGSPVRVEFFGDEIESLRPFDPLSQRSVDSINRVKIVPASELLLDDESKSRGMRWIRFFSGQHHSSLKRVRELIQSIEGYQVPAGLAMQFPAFMDGSDTLLDYLPDDTLIFLDEPETISAEIEQYLAAAHRNYDRAIQRKDPSLPPEELFIHHDEWEEYTHRASLLEINPIITDARDGTLSVDIADHRAIREHVGKTVRGESVLTPLALKITGDLTDSKRIALVCLTETQGRRMARLLADHDIHMPVSTLSFCEWLAADEPASILVGGLREGFEETSGRIVVITEEEIFGAKMKGKPPRRPEAGEALTPSDPLSPGDYVVHSRFGIGLFRGLVNLTVMDIIADFLHLEYADGDKLYIPVNNISLVHRFRGGEDSRPRLDKLGSDAWERSRKKVRREVMEMAAELARLYAARKALPGHAFSFPDSAFSEFEASFPYTETPDQLAVMEDIIRDMTCTEPMNRLVAGDVGYGKTEVAMRAAFLAVMDGTQVAVIAPTTILAEQHYLTFQERFSDYPVTIGMLSRFLSPKEQKQTVSDINQGKTDIIIGTHRLLSKDIVFPNLGLLIVDEEHRFGVAHKEKLLHLKTQLDVLSMTATPIPRTLSMSLAGLRDLSIINTPPPNRLSVKTYISEFDSDVIKEAVLRELDRGGQVFFVHNRIRTIDGIRHHLEKILPGVRIGTAHGQMAEDELERVMIEFIDHELDILVSTAIIESGLDIPTANTIIINRADMFGLAQLYQMRGRVGRSHLRAYAYLLVPGAQTITDDARKRLSAISRFTELGSGFKIASHDLEIRGAGNLLGRDQSGHINAVGFDLYMEMVQEAIQSIKGEHEQIHIEPEINLPVTAYIPESYIPDSQQRLIMYRRLINAGDDAELNDITTEISDRFGPMPEEMIKIIDLMEIRRRAAHCGIITLGYQNKTVHAAFHPDIVLDTNRLVDLVEEHPTLYRITPTGVLFYSLDGTEQNGLLPAVKNLLQRLSGYVIS